One Tolypothrix bouteillei VB521301 DNA window includes the following coding sequences:
- a CDS encoding thioredoxin-like domain-containing protein produces MMPRVRAPELPQNQPWLNAEKPLSLKELRGRVILLDFWTYCCINCLHILPDLKYLEQKYKDSLTVIGIHSAKFNNEKESENIRQAILRYDIEHPVLVDSGFKVWQEYAVRAWPTLIAIDPEGYVIGSVSGEGNRDVLDELIQKLILQHQEKGTMNFQELSLTLEKQRQPLVTPLAFPGKVLATNDVLFIADSGHHRLVISRINGQILHTIGIGQPGLTNGSFNECQFSAPQGMAFDDDKQLLYVADTENHVIRRVDLKHQIVETIAGTGQQSRNIRPHSGVATETALNSPWDLQKVGNSLFIAMAGSHQIWEMNLATGIVRTYAGTGAEACVDGTLTESTFAQPSGITTDGRDLYVADSEGSTIRAAGLVEPLTVRTVCGSGDLFGFGDVDGQGFDVRLQHCLGVEYAQNFLWVADTYNHKIKLVNPQSGNCQTVLGDGIAGLLDGQGKNTRFSEPSGLSVIGSELYIADTNNHTIRRVDLNTFTVTTVQFPSLCSPNLCIPN; encoded by the coding sequence ATGATGCCCCGTGTTAGAGCACCCGAACTCCCTCAAAATCAACCTTGGCTGAATGCGGAAAAACCATTGTCTCTTAAAGAACTGAGGGGGAGAGTTATTCTTCTAGACTTTTGGACATACTGTTGTATCAACTGCCTGCACATCCTACCAGATCTAAAATATCTAGAACAAAAATATAAAGATAGCTTGACAGTTATTGGCATACATAGTGCTAAATTTAACAATGAGAAGGAAAGCGAAAACATCCGTCAAGCCATTTTACGTTACGATATTGAACATCCCGTTTTAGTGGACAGCGGTTTTAAGGTTTGGCAAGAGTATGCCGTGCGTGCTTGGCCAACATTAATCGCGATCGATCCAGAAGGTTACGTTATTGGCTCTGTATCTGGTGAAGGCAATCGTGATGTTTTAGATGAACTCATACAAAAGTTAATTCTCCAACATCAAGAAAAAGGCACGATGAATTTTCAAGAACTCAGCCTCACTTTAGAAAAACAGCGCCAACCACTTGTGACGCCCCTAGCCTTTCCCGGTAAAGTTCTGGCTACTAATGATGTTTTATTTATTGCTGATTCGGGGCATCATCGTCTTGTGATAAGTCGTATCAACGGGCAAATATTACATACAATTGGCATCGGACAACCAGGATTAACCAACGGTTCTTTCAATGAATGTCAGTTTTCTGCGCCTCAAGGAATGGCATTTGATGACGACAAGCAACTTTTATACGTTGCTGATACGGAAAATCACGTAATTAGAAGAGTCGATCTCAAACACCAGATTGTAGAAACCATCGCTGGAACAGGTCAACAAAGCCGCAATATTCGTCCTCACAGTGGGGTTGCAACAGAAACAGCATTGAATTCTCCTTGGGATCTGCAAAAAGTTGGAAACAGCTTATTTATTGCTATGGCTGGTTCTCATCAAATTTGGGAAATGAATTTGGCAACTGGTATTGTGAGAACTTATGCTGGTACTGGTGCGGAAGCTTGTGTTGATGGTACTCTAACCGAGTCTACCTTTGCCCAACCCAGCGGAATCACGACAGATGGACGAGACTTATACGTTGCTGACAGTGAGGGAAGTACGATTCGCGCTGCGGGACTGGTTGAACCTTTAACAGTCAGAACTGTTTGCGGTAGTGGTGATTTGTTCGGTTTTGGTGATGTTGACGGACAGGGTTTTGATGTCAGGTTGCAGCACTGTTTGGGAGTCGAATATGCCCAAAATTTTTTGTGGGTAGCCGACACCTACAACCACAAGATTAAACTTGTCAATCCTCAAAGCGGTAATTGTCAAACTGTTCTTGGAGATGGTATTGCGGGTTTGCTGGACGGTCAAGGTAAAAATACTCGTTTTTCCGAACCTTCAGGATTGAGTGTTATAGGTTCTGAATTATATATTGCTGATACAAACAATCACACTATTCGTCGTGTCGATTTAAATACTTTTACGGTCACAACAGTGCAATTCCCAAGTCTGTGTTCTCCAAATTTGTGCATTCCAAATTGA
- a CDS encoding RNA-guided endonuclease InsQ/TnpB family protein has product MIVLEFKAKGKTTQYTAIDEAIRTAQFVRNKSIRFWMDNRGVGQKEMYRLSKSLRREFLFVKALNSSACQASIERAYSSIARFYDNCKKSVPGKKGYPKFKKNSRSVEYKTSGWSLSETRKQITFTDKKGIGTLKLKGTWDLNFYQLEQVKRVRLVRRADGYYVQFLISVDNKLETQPTGKTIGLDVGLKEFYTDSNGHSEPNPRFYRTGEKRLKFRQKRVSRKKKGSANRKKAINKLGRVHLKISRQREEHAKRLARCVIQSHDLVSYEDLRIKNLVKNHCLAKSINDAGWYKFRKWLEYFGVKFGRITVAVNPAYTSQECFSCGAIVKKSLSTRTHVCECGFVIDRDSNAAINILKLALSTVGHTGTWIYYPNASGDSTSTHTGEILYQQVGSVIEESSPL; this is encoded by the coding sequence ATGATTGTTTTAGAATTCAAAGCCAAAGGGAAAACGACTCAATATACTGCCATTGATGAGGCGATTAGGACGGCTCAATTTGTTCGCAATAAGAGTATCCGTTTTTGGATGGATAATCGAGGCGTGGGACAAAAAGAAATGTATCGCCTTAGTAAGTCATTGAGAAGAGAATTCCTATTTGTAAAAGCTCTGAATTCTAGTGCTTGCCAAGCTTCTATTGAACGGGCTTATAGTTCTATTGCTCGTTTTTACGACAACTGCAAAAAGTCTGTTCCGGGTAAAAAGGGATATCCAAAGTTCAAGAAAAATTCTCGCTCAGTGGAGTATAAAACCTCTGGGTGGTCACTTTCCGAGACCAGGAAACAAATAACCTTCACCGACAAAAAAGGTATTGGTACGCTCAAGCTGAAAGGAACATGGGATTTAAACTTCTACCAATTAGAACAGGTAAAACGAGTTAGATTAGTTCGTCGTGCTGATGGGTATTATGTTCAATTTCTGATTAGTGTAGACAACAAATTAGAAACACAACCCACAGGGAAAACCATTGGTTTGGATGTAGGACTTAAAGAATTCTATACCGACAGCAATGGACATAGTGAACCTAACCCAAGGTTTTATCGCACAGGAGAGAAACGTCTAAAATTTAGACAAAAGCGCGTTTCTCGTAAAAAGAAAGGCTCTGCCAACCGTAAGAAAGCTATTAATAAATTAGGGCGAGTACACCTCAAAATAAGTAGGCAACGTGAAGAACACGCCAAGAGACTGGCGCGTTGCGTAATCCAATCTCACGACTTGGTATCCTATGAAGATTTGAGGATTAAAAATTTAGTGAAAAATCACTGTCTCGCTAAATCTATTAATGATGCTGGTTGGTATAAATTCAGAAAATGGTTGGAGTATTTTGGGGTGAAGTTTGGCAGGATAACTGTTGCGGTTAACCCCGCCTACACTTCTCAAGAATGCTTCAGTTGTGGCGCAATAGTCAAAAAATCTTTATCTACAAGAACCCATGTTTGCGAATGCGGCTTTGTAATAGATAGAGACTCGAATGCCGCTATCAATATTCTGAAATTAGCCTTGAGTACCGTAGGGCATACGGGAACTTGGATCTACTATCCGAACGCTTCAGGAGATTCGACCTCTACTCATACTGGAGAAATCCTGTATCAGCAAGTTGGGTCTGTGATTGAAGAATCTTCGCCCTTATAG